The window AATCTTAGAATCCCGGGGTGATTAGGTGCAGAAAACAGCCGACCGCGCGAATAGGTTAAACCGAAGCGCTCGCCGCGCCGCGCGGCGGGCGGGGCTACGCTGGGTCGACGATTCAGGACCGGGAATTGAGCGTCGGCGCAAAGGCAAATCGTTTTTCTTTGTGAACTCGCGCGGAGCGAAGATCAAAAACGAGACGACACTGAAGCGAATCAAGTCGCTGGTGATCCCGCCGGCCTGGCAAGAGGTCTGGATCTGCTCTGACTCTCACGGCCATTTGCAGTGCACGGGGCTCGACGCTCGCGGCCGCAAGCAATATCGCTACCATCCGCGTTGGCGAGAAGTTCGCGACGAGAGCAAGTACGAACGCCTGATTGCGTTCGCGCGGGCTCTTCCCAAAATCCGTCGCAAGGTGGCCGCTCATCTGCGGCACAAAGGACTCGACCGCGAACGCGTGCTGGCAACGATCGTAAAGTTGCTGGAGACGACATTGATTCGCGTCGGCAATGAGGAGTACGCCCGCCAGAATCACTCGTTCGGTTTGACGACGATGCTCGATCGGCATGTGAAGGTGAAACGCAACGGCGTGGTCTTCAAATTCGCCGGCAAGAGCGGCGTGGACCATGAGATTTCGGTAGCGACGTCACAGATTACGCGCATCATCCGCGAGTGCCAGGATCTGCCAGGGCAGCAACTCTTTCAGTATCTGAACGAGGCCGATGAGGTTTGCGACATTAGCTCGAGCGACGTCAACGACTATCTGCGCGAGATCAGCGGCAAGGAGTTCACTGCCAAAGATTTTCGCACCTGGGCAGGGACGGTGATCGCCGCGCAGGCGCTGCAGGAGTTCGAAGATTTCGATTCCAAAGCCGCGGCCAAACGTAACATCACCCGGGCCATCGAAGCCGTGGCCGAGCGACTCGGCAATACCGTGGCCGTCTCGCGGAAGTGCTACGTGCATCCTGCCATCATTGATGCTTATCTCGATCGTTCGCTGATCAAGACCTTGAAGAGCCGCACCGAGCATGAGCTCCGGCGGCGAATCTCACAGATCTCTCCCGAAGAGGCTGCCGTGCTGGCGTTGCTGCAACAGCGCATGGAGCGGCAACTCGGGCGTTCCGAGAAATGATCTGCGCCGCTGCCATGCGGACGTCAGCGAGATCGACTTGCGAGTATCTCTGCGGAAACGCCTACTCGCTGTCACAAACATTGGGCTAATTGGGTGGCCCAGCGAACTCAGATGTGCGTAGCAAAGATGAATTCTTATATGTGTGCGAGGTAGACTGCTGAACGTGCGACTGATAGTCGATAGCACATACCTGACACCGAGCCAGTAACCTTCTGCGGGCAGCTGAGGGCACTTCGATGGCAACGCTCTGATGGCAGGGCTCATGTTCTATTCGCTGCCCGCTGCTGGCTGTCACTGGTGACGATTGCACGATCACCCTCATAGGCAAGCCACTTCCATGCTTTCATTCTTCAGCCAGCATCCCCAGCCTCGCAAATCGTCCAACAAGAAGCCAGCACGAACTGCCCTGCG is drawn from Anatilimnocola floriformis and contains these coding sequences:
- a CDS encoding DNA topoisomerase IB, which codes for MNSRGAKIKNETTLKRIKSLVIPPAWQEVWICSDSHGHLQCTGLDARGRKQYRYHPRWREVRDESKYERLIAFARALPKIRRKVAAHLRHKGLDRERVLATIVKLLETTLIRVGNEEYARQNHSFGLTTMLDRHVKVKRNGVVFKFAGKSGVDHEISVATSQITRIIRECQDLPGQQLFQYLNEADEVCDISSSDVNDYLREISGKEFTAKDFRTWAGTVIAAQALQEFEDFDSKAAAKRNITRAIEAVAERLGNTVAVSRKCYVHPAIIDAYLDRSLIKTLKSRTEHELRRRISQISPEEAAVLALLQQRMERQLGRSEK